In Clostridium thermosuccinogenes, the genomic stretch ATTTTTCCACTTATGCTTTTCTGCAATTTGGATGCATCTTTAGAACGATGACCTATCATAGGCGTCGACATTTTTTTTAGAATATCTTCCCTTACCTCCACCGGTCCGGGAATAAATAGCCTTTTATGCATGATTGAACCTCCATTTTCCCTTATTTGCTGCAATGCAAGCAATTGCAAGGATAATTGCAACACACCGTCAAAGCAATATATGAAATTTTCGTCTCATTATAATTAAGGAGCCAAATCTAAAAAAGACTTGACCCCTGTAAGTGCAAAGCAAATACAACCTTTGATATACTCTGTCCTTTTGCCTGAGAGATTTCAGCCTTTTCGGCCTTGCCCCTTCGGCGCCATCATTGGTCTCTCCAGAGGTACGTCCTGATGAGGTCTCGTTTACCTGAGAGTGCAACTCCTTCGGTGTATCTCCCTGTATAAACCAAGGAAATATCTCTCCCTCATCCATCATCCGTCATTATTAAATTATTGTGATTAATAGTTTCATTATAGTTTTGTTAGCAAATGTTGTCAAGAAATATTTAGGGGCGTCATAAAAGCAAGAATTGCATGCCAAAATGCTCCTATACAACTAAGCTTCATCAAATGCTTTTATGCACCGGAATCAACATCAAAATTCCTCATAAGGTCTTCGAGAGTATCCCTTCTGCGGATCAAGGATATGCTTCCATTCTCCCTGATCAATACCTCAGCCGGCCTTAACCTGTTGTTGTAGTTGGAGCTCATGGAATATCCGTAGGCTCCGGCATCCATAATCCCCAGGATATCGCCTTCCTTTAGTTCGGGAAGCATCCTGTCTTTTGCGAGGATATCCCCGCTTTCACAGATATTTCCTACTACATAAACAGGCTTATCCGATTCTGTGCTCTTTAACAGCTTACCTTCCCGGTAAACTTCTATATCATGGTGAGAATCGTACATCACCGGTCGGGCCAGCACGTTAAACCCAATATCGGTTCCTGCATAGGTTACTCCGTAATTGTTTTTGATTGAATGGACGGTACCCAAAAGAACACTGCATTCCGCAACTATATATCTTCCCGGTTCTATCTTGAAGGTAATATCTTTGCCATATTCCCTGATCCAGTCTTTCAGCACCTGATCCAGCTTGCTGCCGAATTCCTTCAATTCAAGACGCTCCTGGCCTTCCTGCTTGCGGTATGGTATTCCGAATCCACCGCCCAAATCTACAAACTCTAGGTCATCAAATTGCTTTGCTATATCCAGCAGGGACTTGACTCCTTCAATATACGGTTTTCCTTCCATGAATAAAGAACCTATGTGTTGGTTGATTCCTACCAGCTTGAGGTCATACCTTTTCAGAATTTCCTTTACCTCGCTGATATAGTCCATGTTCACGCCAAATTTGGTCTTTTTGCCTGCGGTTACCACCTTTTCATGGTGCCCGGCGCCGACTCCCGGATTGAAACGGACAGCCACCTTTCCTCCAGGGTTTAGCTTTCCATACAGCTCCAACTGGGAAAGGGAGTCGGCACTCAATATTATGCCTTTTTCGATGGCATACTTCATTTCCTCCGCAGAAACATTGTTGCTTATATAGAATATCTGCTCAGGTTTAAATCCGGCTGCCAGGAGCACATATATCTCTCCCGGGGACATGGCATCGGCGTTAAGCCCTTCTTCCCTGACTATTTTCAGCAGCTCCAGGTTTGAATTTGCCTTAGTGGAATAATTGACACTGAAATTTGGGTACGTTATGAAATTTTTCATCTCACGGCATCTTTGCCTCAATATGGATTCATTATATACATATAGCGGACTTCCATATTCCTTTATTATTTCAAAAGGTGAGATTCCTTTAAAAAAGTTGGTTTGCTCCGTAAAATAGTTTTTCAAAATTTCGACCTCCATCGTTGTTAAAGTAGATTTATATATAATATGTAAACTAAAGCCTTTTCTTTTACTGCCTTCCAATTTACTGCTTCAACAAGCCGGAATTGATATGGCAGAATTTATAGCCATGGAAGGCACTTCTCCTGTTGATATTCAGACAATAGCACAATGACGGCCAAAATGACAATCAGTTGATGTTTGATTTGTCAAATTGCCAAGTTGTCTCACGCTTCTACCGGCGGGAGCGCAATTGACATAAATTTATAACAAGCGAGTTTCTTTATAAAGATACGGCGTTTGAATATAACGCCGGAAAGGATAAGACAAATCCCGTCAACACAGGGAATTTCCCGACCCTTTTACAAGCTTGTCGTTACTCAATCCTCGAATTTATGCTTAAGGCTATACCCTTCAAAACCCGTCAACTTAAATGCATAATTATTAAATTAAATTTTATTTTTATTAATTTATATATCAAAACAACTCCCGTGTCAAGATTTTATTGCAATGCGTTTCCAACTTCAAAAGCAGGCTTTTGCCCTCCCTTTAGCCACTGTTTTTTTGTCTCCTTTCCATAGCTTTATCCTTCCTGAACATTTCATATATACCCATAGCCAACAGGAAAAAACCAAACCATTTTTTAAGATCCGTCCCTGAAAGTCCTATAGCCATCTTTGACCCAAAAAATGCGCCTATAAGGCCGAAGGCTACTATCGGTATCGCCATTTTCAGATTGACCCTCTTGTTTTTAAAATGTATAAACAAGGCGACTACAGCGGTGGGAATAAAAAAAAGCAGATTCACACTTTGGGCTATGTGCTGATCCACTCCTATAAAAATAACCAACGCCGGTATCAATATGGTTCCTCCGCCTATACCCATCCCGCTTATAATTCCCGATGCCATACCTATTAAAAAAAGTATCATTTATCCCATCACCCGTCCGATCGTTGAAACCGTATGGAAAATTGCAGTTTTCCTTACGGAAAAGCTTTCTAAAGTATCATGCGCAAGGCAGCTGCTATCATGAAAGCTGCAAAAATCCTCCTGAGCACCCGGGCAGGACATATATTAAGAAGCTTCGCTCCTATGTAACCTCCGGCAATTCCTCCCAGGGTAACCTTTATAGTAAGTGCCCAATCGACAAAATTATTTTTTACATAAAAGAAGGCGCTGATCAGAGTCAACGGCAGAATTATGGATATAGCGGTAGCGTGCGCCTTGTGGTCCTCGACTCCCAGCAAAAGCACCATGGCAGGAACTGCTATGGTGCCTCCGCCGGAGCCAAAGAGGCCATTGGCGGTTCCGGTTACCAGCCCGATTAAGGCATATTTAAAATATCTTTTTATAACTCCTGCTTTTTTATCCATATTGATTATTCTTATTATATATGGCTGGAATATACACGATAATTTTTACCTCCAGGCAAAGCATCCGCAGGAAACTAAATTAAATTTTGAGTTTTTCCAATGAACGGCACTACCTCCTGGTCCACCTGTTATCAAGGTTTTATTGCTGATTTTTTCTAAATTTCTAATAAAAATTTCAGTATGGGGTTTAGCATTTCTATTGCATAATCTTTAAGCTTTGTCATTATTTCAGCAGAGGTATCTCCAATATGGTTTTGTTAAGCTGTTCGTAGGAATTCCACGTGTTTTGCGGAATATCGATGCAGCAGGAAAAAAAGTCCATCAGCATTTTCAATACCTCGCCCGTATTAAAGCCGGACCTTTCTTTTATCCATTTTTCCGTTACCACAACAATTTCATGAGCGGCAATATTTCTCACCCTGCCTTCAAAAGACCGTAGTTTAACTGCAATTCCTCCGGCTTTAGCATCTCCTTTAGCAGCGACAATAGGGCTTAAATTTGCCGCGCAAGGCTCCGTATCCCTGTAGCCGCCTCTGGAAGCATATGTACTGTCAAGTATTTGGATGATATCTGCCGGTAAAAGGTTTCGGGATAACTTTGGTGCGTACCTGCCATATGGGTCTTTTAAATAGTAGCTTTCAATATCAATATTGCACTTATTTTTCAAATATATCTCAAACATATCGGTAAGCACCGGTGAAACGGCCCTGACAAAATCTGCAATTTCCCCTTTTTCCCGTTTTATTTTAAGCGTGAGAATGTATTCAAAAACCACCTTTTCCTTTTCGTTATATCTCTTTTCATTGATGGGAAGCAGATCATAACCTGCATTTTCTGCGAACCTCTCTGCATTGCCAAGATCGAGGATCAGTCTGCGAAATCCGGCATTTATAAGGTTTAAAGCTCGGGTATCCATGAAGTCTTTGATATTCTCAGCTACAGTTAAAGCCGCCTTGTAATCATAGGCCAGTATATGCTTTCCCACAGTCTCATACATGATCCGGGCATTCAGGTTTTCGCTTTTTGAAACGAAACAGCGGTATTTATCTTCATCGGAATAATCCTCATAATTATCTTCATTTAGCTCCCATTCCAGATAAATATCATAATCCTTTCCAACAGGCTTTGTATCATTGGATTTTTGGGAAGGAGTTGATACCTGTACCATGGTAAGAGGCTTCGGAAACAAAGTACCCAGAACTAACAGGGCAGACTTCATTTGGGCAGTACCGGATGAAAGATTTATCAAAATATCACATCCTGGATTTTCACTGCTTATGCTTTCCATTATTTTTGAAAAATCACCGTAAAAGGCCTCAAAATCATTTACCTTAACCAGATCCGGACGCTTTATCTTTTTTACATCGCATTTGAAATCAAGCTTTTCACATAGTAAGCTGAGGTATTTTTCATACCTGTTATCCAACTCATCATATTCACATATCTCCTTTGACATATAGAGATACGCCTTTTTGGGCCTATATTTGCGGCATATATGAATAAAAGCCCCGTCTCTGCAGCCTCTAGTCGGATCTGACATACCCAGTGGAGAGAATAATACATATTCGGACATATGATTTACCCCTTATTTTATATTCTGTTTACTTATGCTAAATTTCTTTCAAGATAGGCCTGATTCTGCATCCGCCCATACCCAGGGATGTTTTAACGCCTATTCCGGAATACTCAGAAAAGGAGAGAAGCATTCCGGCAAGCCGTACCAATTGTTCAGGACCACTTATATAAAGCACAATCCTGCCCGCATACCCGGTCACCTTTGTGCCGTCCAAATGATATTGGGCAGAATGAAGAGAATATTTGACAATGCGCATGTTTTCAGCGATTTGCTTCATAGCCTCGGGATCGTCCAGGGAATATTCCTGCGAATAAGCATTAAATCGCATGCATAGGCTTTGCACCATCAGATCTGTTGTTGGAAATAGCACATGCTTTCCTGCGCTTTTATGGGTACAGGGTGTTAAAAATTCCAGCTCATATTTCCTGCAGGGATTTTCTGTCTCAAAAAATCTGGCCATAAAATCCCGCTCACTTAGGTTTTGCCTTTCGGATGAGCATACATTAAGCAGAATACCCTTATGTTTTATTTCCAAAGTGTTTACGGGCAGGATAGCTTTTGCCACCACGTCGGATATACCATCACCCCAAAGTCCGATATTCCATTCGATAATGCTTTCACCCAACGGCAGTACATATTGTGAAAATGGTCTTAGGCTGTTTTCATGAAATGCCTCTGCAGCATCAGCAGGCAGCAATTCCATCAATACACCGTGCATCATGGATCCCCAGTTATATGAAGCTTTTGCTTCTCCTTTGTATGTAAGCTTCAAAGTGATTCTCTGTAGCATTTTATCTTCCTTTCTGTTCTCATAGGGGTAATGGAACATTGTGGTAATATACGCTAATGTGCTTTTTAAGTAATCTTACGGAGCATACCTGAAAATGCAGCCCAAAATCTTGTTTTTATTTGATTTCGTCCCTTTACAGGGTATATAACTCCATAAAAAATCCTCCGGGGAAAAGATGCTTTTGACTTTCTCTTAATATACATTTTCCCGCGAGGACGAATTCGATGACATTCCATTCTAATTTTATCCGTCACCCAAAGGTGTACCCCATCTAATTTATATTTTCAGCACAACTGAGACAACTGAAGTCAATGTATCGTCTCCTTATGGAGCTTTTTTATGCACAACGAATATGTTAAGAAAAAATTAAATCCATTCCCGTCCCCTCAGGGTTATATTAATTTTACTTTTAAATAAAACTTTCAATTTTCAGTTTATAAAAACTGCTCTGCGTTGAGAATAACATCATTACTGCCTCATGCTTATTTCCCATGAATATTATGTTAACGCATTTGCATGCTTTTGTAAATACATGTGAGCAATGGTATATTTCAGTGCCATGAGGTTAGATTTTGCTCCGTTCCCTTGCGGGTGCAGGTTGTTATTTGCTATCACATGTAATGAACTGCGCAATCTGAAATCACCGTCCCCTTACGGGTGTTGGTTGTTATAAGAATATGAAGCACATGTCAAGAAAGCAGAAATCTTGCCGTCCCCTCACGGGTACAGGTTGCTACACGATAAATCCATTTTTAGATATGAAAAAGACCTACTGCCGTCCCCTTGCGGGTATGGGTTGCTTTATAGATAGAAACCTGGTCAGAACAGCAGCTAAGTTACCTTCCCTTATGGGTGTGTATTACTTATTTGAGCAGTTGTTCTTTGCAATAGTCGCTGAAGAGTTACCGTCCCCTCGTGGGTGCGAGTTGTTACATTTATGGCGATACTATTGAAATCGAAGGAGGGCAGTTACCGTCCCCTCACGGGTGCAGATTGTTATTTTGAGGATTATCCAGAAGAATATGTAAAGCAGGTGTTACCGTCCCCTCGTGGGTGCGAATTGTTACTTTATAATTAAGTCTAATGTATCATTTCCACCATCGTTGCCGTCCCCTCGCGGGTGCAAGTTGTTACTCAAGCCGCTGACACTCAACGACCTGGCAATAGCGTTGCCGTCCCCTCGCGGGTGCAAGTTGTTACTATTGTGAAAGCACAAAAGAAGAATGTTTGAAAAGTTGCCGTCCCCTCGCGGGTGCAAGTTGTTACTAAAAAGGCCCGTATACTCCGCATAGGTAGAGACGTTGCCGTCCCCTCGCGGGTGCAAGTTGTTACAACCAAACGGCCAAGTAAAAGCAGAGTGGTTGGAGTTGCCGT encodes the following:
- the lysA gene encoding diaminopimelate decarboxylase, coding for MKNYFTEQTNFFKGISPFEIIKEYGSPLYVYNESILRQRCREMKNFITYPNFSVNYSTKANSNLELLKIVREEGLNADAMSPGEIYVLLAAGFKPEQIFYISNNVSAEEMKYAIEKGIILSADSLSQLELYGKLNPGGKVAVRFNPGVGAGHHEKVVTAGKKTKFGVNMDYISEVKEILKRYDLKLVGINQHIGSLFMEGKPYIEGVKSLLDIAKQFDDLEFVDLGGGFGIPYRKQEGQERLELKEFGSKLDQVLKDWIREYGKDITFKIEPGRYIVAECSVLLGTVHSIKNNYGVTYAGTDIGFNVLARPVMYDSHHDIEVYREGKLLKSTESDKPVYVVGNICESGDILAKDRMLPELKEGDILGIMDAGAYGYSMSSNYNNRLRPAEVLIRENGSISLIRRRDTLEDLMRNFDVDSGA
- a CDS encoding sulfite exporter TauE/SafE family protein encodes the protein MILFLIGMASGIISGMGIGGGTILIPALVIFIGVDQHIAQSVNLLFFIPTAVVALFIHFKNKRVNLKMAIPIVAFGLIGAFFGSKMAIGLSGTDLKKWFGFFLLAMGIYEMFRKDKAMERRQKNSG
- a CDS encoding sulfite exporter TauE/SafE family protein; amino-acid sequence: MDKKAGVIKRYFKYALIGLVTGTANGLFGSGGGTIAVPAMVLLLGVEDHKAHATAISIILPLTLISAFFYVKNNFVDWALTIKVTLGGIAGGYIGAKLLNICPARVLRRIFAAFMIAAALRMIL
- the csm6 gene encoding type III-A CRISPR-associated CARF protein Csm6, which produces MSEYVLFSPLGMSDPTRGCRDGAFIHICRKYRPKKAYLYMSKEICEYDELDNRYEKYLSLLCEKLDFKCDVKKIKRPDLVKVNDFEAFYGDFSKIMESISSENPGCDILINLSSGTAQMKSALLVLGTLFPKPLTMVQVSTPSQKSNDTKPVGKDYDIYLEWELNEDNYEDYSDEDKYRCFVSKSENLNARIMYETVGKHILAYDYKAALTVAENIKDFMDTRALNLINAGFRRLILDLGNAERFAENAGYDLLPINEKRYNEKEKVVFEYILTLKIKREKGEIADFVRAVSPVLTDMFEIYLKNKCNIDIESYYLKDPYGRYAPKLSRNLLPADIIQILDSTYASRGGYRDTEPCAANLSPIVAAKGDAKAGGIAVKLRSFEGRVRNIAAHEIVVVTEKWIKERSGFNTGEVLKMLMDFFSCCIDIPQNTWNSYEQLNKTILEIPLLK
- the cas6 gene encoding CRISPR system precrRNA processing endoribonuclease RAMP protein Cas6, which produces MLQRITLKLTYKGEAKASYNWGSMMHGVLMELLPADAAEAFHENSLRPFSQYVLPLGESIIEWNIGLWGDGISDVVAKAILPVNTLEIKHKGILLNVCSSERQNLSERDFMARFFETENPCRKYELEFLTPCTHKSAGKHVLFPTTDLMVQSLCMRFNAYSQEYSLDDPEAMKQIAENMRIVKYSLHSAQYHLDGTKVTGYAGRIVLYISGPEQLVRLAGMLLSFSEYSGIGVKTSLGMGGCRIRPILKEI